In Brassica napus cultivar Da-Ae chromosome C2, Da-Ae, whole genome shotgun sequence, the sequence AGAAGACACAAACGCCCTTGGCCACACTTTTCAGTCAATGATTATGGCCTTTCTGCTAGAAAGataacacaaaacaaaacatctGCCAAATCATTGTCGGGTGGAAAGCCAAGTGGCAGTACGCACGACCGGAATCTGTGGAATCGTTTTTAAGAGTAATTATGAGTGCGTTTGTGTGTGTATTTAGAAAAGAAAGTAGAAGAAGCCACAGATTCAGCAAACTTTGCACGTGAAGacagaaaaaaatgaagcaAAAGCCACCAATGTTTTCACTTACccatagactttttttttttttgctgtgatTAGGAAGCCAATAGTCTTCTTTCTCAATCAGTTCGAGGGAAAGAAAAAGTACATCTATACTACTAGGATTCCGTAATTGGTTTTATAAGTTATTTACAATGGCATGCCATTATCATTTATTAATTTCAATAAATGTATTTAAGAAGGACTTTTCattaaaatgtgttttcccTTTATTTATGGACAACTTTGTAATGTTTTAACTTACAAATTGTGAACTTAGAACATGATTAACCCTACAACCCATTAGAGTTTTTTAATgacttttttaataataaatgttaGTTAAGAACTTAGTTAAGAGACACTAACATTTTTATGCTCCAATActagtttcttaattaaaaattcttacaaaaaaattattaaacttgaGAAACAAACAATACCTCTCTTGTATCGTGCTTCCTCTCTTTCACAGCTTACAAGTAATGGTTGCCAATCATATCAATCAACTGTAACACTAAAACCAGAGGAACCTAGTCTTTGACAACTTTGGCTTCTAAACACTTGAGAGCTGCACAACCTGATACAACAGAAGATATACCAAATACAAAACCTTCCTTGCATAATCTCCCTTCCCCTTCTTCTTGGCTCCACAATAGCAACAAAACCATCAACAGCTAATACCAAACCAGTAAGCGTATCTACCAAAACGCCAAGCGAACAAGAAACCAGATATCTCCTTCTTGAAACCCTCAAATCCACGGTGGCATATAGAGGTGTCAACTGGGCGGGCTGACCATGGGCTAGCCCAGTCCAATTCATTTTGGGCGGACTATGGACGTGCCCAATTAATAAATGGTCAAACTGGACAAAAGCCCAATTGGTACATGGTCCAATTGGGCGAAGACCAAATGGACAATGTGTGTCCATGAGCTTcctaaaacatgtttttatgagtttaacaaaagaaaacataacttTACAATTTAACCCAAAACAATAGTTTTatcgttaaaataaaaaattcacgattttgacggaaaacataatttcacaattttgacggaaaaatgtatttcattAATTTGGTGGGAAACcacaatttttcggttttggcgggaaaacgtaatttctcggttttagcgggaaaacacaatttctcgattttggcgggaaaacacaatttctcggtttctGTGGGAAAGcgtaatttctcggttttggcgggaaaacgcaattttcggttttggcgggaaaacgcaatttctggttttggcggaaaaacgcaatttctcggtttcgacggaaaaatgaaatttctcgattttgaaaggaaaacataattttacagttttgacaagaaaaaaatacttttataattttggaaagtaaacataatttcaaaattttagaaataagatctaaactaataattaaaaaataattataaattttattgagTGTCCATGGGCATGCCCATTTGGACATGGTCTCTATTGGTCTTGGACATTTGTTTGGACCATTGTCCAATATGAACCACCCATTAGTGCCCAAAACTGAAATGGTCCAACTGGTCATGCCCATTTGGACCATGGACGGACCATTTGACAGCTATAGTGGCATAACAGTGAAAGGCTTCAGCTTTAACCTCATAACAAAGAACCTGAAAAACGACTTACTGATCTTCAAGCTTACTTTAGTTGAGGAAGGAATCTTGCTAGAGGTAATAGCTTTGCATGGTCGATGTAGAACTTGTCCCCTTCAGCGTATGAGGTAGCTACGATACTGAAAAAAGAATCAAATACTTTTTAGCATTAGTAAGTAGACTAGTGATAGAAGACCGTCTCATAGAGAGTGAAAAACATACAGATTCATTAATGGGACCAAAGATCTCATCTACTTTCCCAATCTGAGTCTTGTGTTGCAGGTAGATCGGGGCATTTAAGTAAGGGATCTTCTCTTGGCAGAGCTTGGTCACAGCATCACCCTCACAAGCATGGAGAAAGGTTGCAACTTCTGTTATATAACCGACGAAGAAACCTTGTCATAACGGAGACAAGTCATAAAGTGTGTACCTTTTTAACTTAAACTACTGTCACAAAAGGGTTAAGAGACTGATTCTTCAAAACAAGAGAACTCTAATAAGCAGGAAACAGTTCATTCACATTCAAAGCTGAGAACTTTGTTTAATAAAGTTTTGAGCTTTGATAACATGAGCAGAGCGACAATAAGAATCGACTAAGAGAGGAGAGAAAACGAACCAACGACTTCGCTTGGAGGTCCTTTGTCACGATATCCACCACCAAGCTGCAACCCCACGAAATTCTCAAAGTCCTTGTCTTTCCTTCTGCTCTCGATACTCATCAGCTTCAGATTCATCAAAGCCGCGATCTTTATTCTTTAGCTTGCTGTA encodes:
- the LOC125581870 gene encoding uncharacterized protein LOC125581870 isoform X1, yielding MRSLVPLMNLIVATSYAEGDKFYIDHAKLLPLARFLPQLKKLMDTHCPFGLRPIGPCTNWAFVQFDHLLIGHVHSPPKMNWTGLAHGQPAQLTPLYATVDLRVSRRRYLVSCSLGVLVDTLTGLVLAVDGFVAIVEPRRRGREIMQGRFCIWYIFCCIRLCSSQVFRSQSCQRLGSSGFSVTVD
- the LOC125581870 gene encoding putative H/ACA ribonucleoprotein complex subunit 1-like protein 1 isoform X3 gives rise to the protein MNLKLMSIESRRKDKDFENFVGLQLGGGYRDKGPPSEVVEVATFLHACEGDAVTKLCQEKIPYLNAPIYLQHKTQIGKVDEIFGPINESYRSYLIR
- the LOC125581870 gene encoding putative H/ACA ribonucleoprotein complex subunit 1-like protein 1 isoform X2 → MNLKLMSIESRRKDKDFENFVGLQLGGGYRDKGPPSEVVGFFVGYITEVATFLHACEGDAVTKLCQEKIPYLNAPIYLQHKTQIGKVDEIFGPINESYRSYLIR